From one bacterium genomic stretch:
- a CDS encoding HAMP domain-containing protein — protein sequence MRAGLKLKFIIMTVLLVTVTVFGSSYFFTQQERDVLMREMTRRGATIARNLGIISTDSLISKDNLSLATFVSSTMKNEGIVYAMILDEKSRVLAHSNIEMIGKSYLEPPGVRPLTNEEILIQPYRNDKKESVIDLAIPINLRNGVRIGAVHIAMSQKSIDKYVMQAFRESLSIAAGLLIIGVIIAIFVVNFMLKPFGELVRGAKAIGEGNLNYKINLKGQDELAILGQSFNEMTDRLKEMYIGMLRAMAKALESRDPFAGGHDQRVAELAANCAQLINLPPEEVENIRLAAQVQNLGHIAVPDVILDNTGKLSNEEYDKLKHHPQAGAEILDQVQALRGTVSLVLHHHERFDGTGYPTGIKGKDIPLGARILAAADAYDAMTSAQKHREAISHEQAVEEIKKGAGTQFDPEVVEAFVESLSKQ from the coding sequence ATGCGGGCGGGGTTAAAATTAAAGTTCATTATAATGACCGTTTTGTTGGTCACTGTTACCGTTTTTGGGTCCTCCTACTTTTTTACACAACAGGAACGCGATGTTCTTATGCGGGAAATGACCCGCCGGGGCGCCACCATTGCAAGAAATTTAGGTATTATCAGCACGGATTCTCTTATCAGCAAGGATAATCTTTCTTTAGCCACGTTTGTCAGCAGCACCATGAAAAATGAAGGTATTGTCTATGCCATGATTCTTGATGAAAAAAGCCGGGTTTTGGCACATAGCAATATTGAAATGATAGGTAAATCCTATTTGGAACCTCCCGGGGTTAGACCTTTGACCAATGAGGAGATTTTGATTCAACCCTATCGGAATGATAAAAAAGAGTCCGTTATTGACCTGGCGATTCCCATTAATTTGCGCAACGGTGTGCGTATTGGCGCTGTTCATATCGCGATGTCTCAAAAATCCATTGATAAATATGTGATGCAGGCTTTTCGGGAATCACTTTCCATTGCTGCCGGGTTGCTGATCATTGGTGTGATTATTGCGATTTTTGTCGTTAATTTCATGCTAAAACCTTTTGGGGAACTTGTTCGGGGTGCCAAGGCGATTGGGGAAGGCAACCTGAACTATAAAATTAATCTTAAAGGGCAAGATGAACTGGCGATTTTAGGACAGTCGTTTAATGAAATGACGGATCGTTTGAAAGAAATGTATATTGGCATGTTGCGAGCCATGGCCAAGGCATTGGAGTCGCGGGATCCCTTTGCCGGTGGTCATGACCAAAGGGTCGCCGAGCTGGCGGCTAATTGTGCGCAATTGATTAATCTGCCGCCGGAAGAGGTCGAGAATATCCGTTTGGCGGCGCAGGTCCAAAATTTGGGACATATCGCGGTGCCGGATGTTATTTTGGACAATACCGGAAAGCTGAGTAATGAAGAATACGACAAATTAAAACATCATCCTCAAGCGGGCGCTGAAATTCTGGATCAAGTTCAGGCACTTCGGGGGACCGTTTCATTGGTATTGCACCATCATGAACGGTTTGACGGCACCGGTTATCCGACCGGCATTAAGGGCAAGGACATCCCGCTGGGCGCGAGAATTCTTGCTGCCGCAGATGCTTATGACGCAATGACTTCGGCGCAAAAACATCGCGAGGCGATCAGCCACGAGCAGGCGGTTGAAGAAATAAAAAAAGGCGCGGGGACCCAATTCGATCCTGAGGTTGTGGAAGCTTTCGTTGAATCTTTAAGTAAACAATAG